In Brevibacillus brevis, a genomic segment contains:
- a CDS encoding Lrp/AsnC family transcriptional regulator: MKKLDHVDKQILQILQEDGRTPYTEIAHQLGVSEGTIRSRITRLLQDGVFQFVIHPDPEKLGLHVQAIIGLTTKLGMQKNVAEELSKISAVRFVGAFSGKHDLILQACFHSNDELITFVNERLSQIEGIVAADVSLELKQYKDSFSFVQDDEVTLQ, translated from the coding sequence ATGAAAAAGCTGGACCATGTTGACAAGCAGATCCTGCAAATCCTCCAGGAAGACGGACGAACACCGTATACAGAAATCGCGCATCAACTTGGTGTTAGTGAAGGTACGATTCGTTCCCGTATCACCCGCCTGTTGCAAGATGGAGTCTTCCAATTCGTGATCCATCCAGATCCGGAGAAATTGGGGCTGCATGTACAGGCTATCATCGGATTGACCACCAAACTGGGCATGCAGAAAAACGTCGCCGAAGAACTGAGCAAAATATCTGCCGTGCGGTTTGTGGGTGCGTTTAGCGGTAAGCACGACTTGATTCTCCAGGCGTGTTTCCATAGCAATGATGAACTGATCACCTTTGTCAATGAACGACTCTCTCAAATTGAAGGGATTGTGGCTGCCGATGTTTCTTTGGAACTGAAGCAGTACAAGGATTCCTTCTCTTTCGTTCAGGATGACGAGGTGACCTTGCAGTGA
- a CDS encoding NUDIX hydrolase — MNNKYEHLYEKTISSQSIYEGRIIKVKVDDVLLPNGHTAKREIVNHQGAVAVMPLTDDGKLIAVRQFRKPLERTIVEIPAGKLELGEEPLACAVRELEEETGYTAQNMELLSSFYTSPGFADELLHVYVATGLAKGESRPDEDEFVDVLELTLDEAKELHKNGEIRDAKTVVALFAWENRVLRSRE, encoded by the coding sequence ATGAACAACAAATACGAGCATCTTTACGAAAAAACCATTTCCAGCCAATCGATTTACGAAGGACGGATCATCAAAGTAAAGGTCGACGATGTGCTGCTCCCGAATGGGCATACGGCGAAGCGGGAAATCGTGAACCACCAGGGGGCCGTGGCAGTCATGCCGCTTACCGACGATGGAAAACTGATCGCCGTGCGCCAGTTCCGCAAGCCTTTGGAGCGGACTATCGTGGAAATTCCGGCAGGCAAGCTGGAACTGGGAGAAGAACCGCTCGCTTGCGCCGTCCGCGAGCTGGAGGAAGAAACGGGCTATACGGCCCAAAACATGGAGCTATTGAGCTCGTTTTATACATCGCCGGGCTTCGCGGATGAACTGCTTCACGTGTACGTGGCGACTGGCCTTGCCAAAGGAGAGAGCAGACCGGATGAAGACGAATTCGTGGATGTGCTGGAGCTGACGCTCGACGAAGCGAAGGAGCTGCATAAAAACGGAGAGATCCGCGACGCCAAGACGGTGGTCGCGCTGTTCGCCTGGGAAAACAGGGTGCTGAGATCCCGTGAATAA
- the ald gene encoding alanine dehydrogenase, giving the protein MIIGVPKELKNNENRVGLTPAGVSAYKQAGHRVLVETRAGAGSGFGDEDYLAAGAEIFEKASDIWLHADMICKVKEPLPDEYPLFRENQILFTYLHLAPEKELTRQLMEKKVVAIAYETIQTDDRALPLLMPMSEVAGRMSVQIGAQFLEKPHGGKGILLGGVPGVPPGKVVIVGGGIVGTNAAKMAIGMGADVTILDINANRLRELDDMFQGRLRTLMSNHYNLAEAVRQADLLIGAVLIPGARAPRLVTEEMVKSMSPGSVIVDVAIDQGGSIETVDRISTHSDPTYVRHGVVHYSVANMPGAVPRTSTIALSNVTLPYGLLLANKGYRTAITQNRALARGVNVINGHIVYEAVARSLQLPYTPLDDVLQDLPM; this is encoded by the coding sequence ATGATCATCGGCGTGCCGAAGGAATTGAAAAACAATGAAAATCGGGTCGGCCTGACACCTGCCGGGGTAAGCGCGTATAAACAGGCCGGCCATCGCGTGCTGGTCGAAACCCGGGCAGGAGCGGGCTCCGGATTCGGAGACGAGGACTACCTGGCTGCAGGGGCCGAAATTTTTGAAAAGGCGAGCGATATTTGGCTGCACGCCGATATGATTTGCAAGGTAAAAGAACCGCTGCCGGACGAATACCCGCTTTTTCGGGAAAATCAGATCCTGTTTACGTATTTGCACCTCGCCCCTGAAAAAGAGCTGACCCGGCAGCTCATGGAGAAAAAAGTAGTGGCGATTGCTTATGAGACGATCCAGACCGATGATCGGGCACTTCCGCTGCTGATGCCGATGAGCGAGGTGGCAGGGCGTATGTCCGTGCAAATCGGGGCGCAATTTTTGGAGAAGCCGCACGGAGGAAAGGGCATCCTGCTTGGCGGCGTGCCAGGCGTGCCGCCCGGAAAGGTCGTGATCGTCGGCGGAGGAATCGTCGGTACGAATGCGGCGAAGATGGCAATCGGGATGGGCGCTGATGTGACGATCCTCGATATCAACGCAAACAGGCTTCGCGAGCTGGACGATATGTTCCAGGGGCGCTTGCGGACACTGATGTCCAACCACTACAATCTGGCGGAAGCGGTTCGCCAGGCTGATTTGCTGATCGGAGCCGTTTTGATTCCGGGAGCACGGGCACCGCGCCTCGTGACTGAAGAAATGGTCAAATCCATGTCGCCTGGATCTGTCATTGTGGATGTGGCCATCGACCAGGGCGGATCCATCGAGACTGTCGACCGGATTTCCACCCACAGCGATCCGACCTACGTCAGGCACGGCGTCGTCCACTATTCCGTAGCCAACATGCCCGGGGCCGTTCCGCGCACCTCTACTATCGCCTTGTCCAACGTGACGCTTCCCTACGGTTTGCTCTTGGCAAACAAGGGCTATCGAACCGCGATCACGCAAAACCGTGCGCTTGCCCGGGGGGTGAACGTCATCAACGGACACATTGTCTATGAAGCGGTCGCCCGTTCGCTGCAGCTGCCGTATACGCCGCTGGATGACGTTCTGCAAGATTTGCCGATGTAG
- the spoIIM gene encoding stage II sporulation protein M: MRSRVGQTIQTYAKDHQSLYWFTIVLFTMGVIFGAVLVNSLPLSQKQELYGFLQYFFNSLSQQGIPETTTHFQDAFGYYAKTVGIMWVLGLSIIGLPMILLILFLKGVVVGFTVGFLVNQLQWHGVTFALLGVLPQNLLVIPALFIVGVSGISFSLRLIKTRLISKRDVIMPHFVGYTVLVVCMLAVLTLAALFETFVSPRLMQLVLN; the protein is encoded by the coding sequence GTGCGTTCACGAGTCGGACAAACTATCCAAACGTATGCGAAAGACCATCAGTCGCTCTATTGGTTCACGATTGTCCTGTTTACCATGGGCGTCATTTTCGGGGCCGTGCTGGTCAATTCCTTGCCCCTTTCGCAGAAGCAGGAACTATACGGCTTTCTTCAATATTTCTTCAACAGCTTATCCCAGCAAGGCATCCCGGAGACGACCACCCATTTTCAAGATGCCTTCGGCTATTACGCGAAGACAGTGGGTATCATGTGGGTTTTGGGGCTGTCCATCATCGGCTTGCCCATGATCCTGCTCATTCTCTTCCTGAAAGGGGTGGTCGTCGGGTTTACCGTCGGCTTCCTTGTGAATCAGCTGCAATGGCACGGGGTGACGTTTGCGCTTTTGGGCGTTTTGCCGCAAAATTTGCTGGTCATTCCCGCCTTGTTCATCGTAGGCGTGAGCGGAATTTCGTTTTCGCTGCGACTGATCAAGACCAGGCTGATCAGCAAGCGCGATGTCATCATGCCTCACTTTGTCGGTTACACCGTTCTGGTGGTCTGCATGCTTGCTGTCTTGACGCTCGCCGCGCTGTTCGAGACGTTCGTATCGCCCAGGCTGATGCAGCTGGTGCTTAATTAA
- a CDS encoding peptide ABC transporter substrate-binding protein: MKKNVFALVSSLAVLGTALAGCGGGQQASNQPPAEQQSGNGQSQTPAAPAPAEKKPQVLRLNLHSEPPTADPGLAEDTTSGAIILATFDGLTRIGADDKPHEAAAESWTVSDDKLTYTFKIRDHKWSNGDPVTAHDFEYAWKRALDPKTASNYAYQLYYIKNGEKANKGEAKLDDVGVKALDDKTLEVKLENPTPFFLELLAFRTYFPVNPKVVQGNDKWAGEANTHVGNGPFKIETWEHKSKLVLVKNDNYWDKDNVKLDRIEFAMVEDENTELSMFENGELDWAGSPTSSLPTDAIPALKDSGKMVTKPIAGTYWYKFNTEKPPFNNVKIRKAFTYAIDRQGLIDNILQTGQLPATGAVPPSMVLNPNGYFKDKDIDTAKKLLEEGMKELGISKLPPITLSYNTSEGHKKIAEAIQDQWKKNLGVEVKLENKEWKVYLEDLHQGKFQIGRMGWLGDFNDPINFLELYKDKDGGNNDTRWENPKFKELLNQSALESDLDKRKKILADAEQVLMDDMPIMPIYFYTQSWVQDPKVKGVQMTGLGDVDWKTAYIE; encoded by the coding sequence TTGAAAAAGAATGTGTTTGCACTCGTGAGCTCTCTTGCTGTACTCGGAACTGCCTTGGCGGGCTGCGGTGGCGGCCAGCAAGCATCCAATCAACCGCCTGCTGAGCAGCAAAGCGGAAACGGCCAAAGCCAAACGCCAGCGGCACCTGCGCCAGCCGAGAAGAAGCCTCAAGTGCTCCGATTGAATCTCCATTCCGAGCCGCCTACTGCGGATCCGGGACTTGCGGAAGATACCACTTCCGGCGCTATCATTCTTGCTACTTTCGATGGATTGACGCGGATCGGTGCAGACGACAAGCCGCACGAAGCTGCAGCAGAAAGCTGGACCGTATCGGACGACAAGCTTACGTATACGTTCAAGATCCGCGATCACAAGTGGAGCAATGGAGATCCCGTCACAGCTCATGACTTTGAATATGCTTGGAAGCGTGCTCTCGATCCGAAAACGGCTTCCAATTACGCATATCAGCTGTACTACATCAAAAACGGTGAAAAAGCGAACAAGGGCGAAGCAAAGCTTGACGATGTCGGTGTGAAGGCACTCGACGACAAAACTTTGGAAGTCAAACTGGAGAATCCGACTCCGTTCTTCCTTGAACTCCTTGCATTCCGCACCTACTTCCCGGTCAACCCGAAAGTGGTGCAAGGCAACGACAAGTGGGCAGGCGAAGCCAATACGCACGTCGGAAACGGACCGTTCAAAATCGAAACATGGGAGCACAAGAGCAAGCTCGTTCTCGTGAAGAACGACAACTACTGGGATAAGGACAACGTGAAGCTCGACCGCATCGAATTCGCGATGGTGGAAGACGAGAATACCGAGCTGTCCATGTTTGAAAACGGCGAACTTGACTGGGCCGGTTCTCCAACGAGCTCGCTCCCGACTGATGCGATTCCTGCATTGAAAGACTCCGGAAAAATGGTCACCAAGCCAATTGCAGGTACGTACTGGTACAAATTCAATACGGAGAAGCCGCCGTTCAACAACGTCAAGATCCGCAAAGCGTTCACGTACGCAATCGACCGCCAAGGCTTGATCGACAACATCCTGCAAACCGGACAGCTCCCTGCGACCGGCGCCGTACCGCCTTCCATGGTGCTCAATCCAAACGGCTACTTCAAGGACAAAGACATCGATACCGCGAAGAAGCTGCTGGAAGAGGGCATGAAGGAGCTGGGCATTTCCAAGCTGCCGCCGATCACCCTGTCCTACAACACTTCGGAAGGCCACAAAAAGATCGCCGAAGCCATCCAGGACCAATGGAAAAAGAATCTCGGCGTGGAGGTAAAACTCGAGAACAAAGAGTGGAAAGTATACCTCGAGGACCTGCATCAAGGAAAGTTCCAAATCGGCCGGATGGGCTGGCTGGGTGACTTCAACGATCCGATCAACTTCCTGGAGCTGTACAAAGACAAGGATGGCGGAAACAACGATACCCGCTGGGAAAATCCGAAGTTCAAGGAGCTGCTCAATCAGTCCGCATTGGAGTCCGATCTCGATAAGCGCAAAAAGATTCTGGCAGATGCCGAGCAAGTGCTGATGGATGACATGCCGATCATGCCGATTTACTTCTACACGCAATCTTGGGTCCAAGATCCAAAAGTCAAAGGCGTGCAGATGACCGGTCTTGGCGACGTGGATTGGAAAACCGCTTATATCGAGTAA
- a CDS encoding purine-nucleoside phosphorylase: MANFHEAVAFIQPKLAETPTIGLVLGSGLGVLADEIENPVVIPYHEIPGFTVSTVVGHKGQLVIGKLQGKQVVAMQGRFHFYEGHGLDAVVFPIRVMKLLGVETIIVTNAAGGINESYRPGNLMLISDHINMTFRNPLIGANDEAMGARFPDMSEAYSRELRQVAKAVASEQGIELQEGVYVGLLGPSYETPAEIRMLRILGGDAVGMSTVPEVIVARHMGVKVLGISCISNMAAGILEQPLSHDEVMETTEKVKTQFLALVNGIVAKL, encoded by the coding sequence ATGGCAAATTTCCATGAAGCAGTCGCCTTTATTCAACCAAAATTGGCAGAAACTCCAACGATCGGTCTTGTACTCGGATCCGGGCTGGGAGTGCTTGCGGATGAAATCGAAAATCCGGTCGTGATTCCTTACCATGAAATTCCGGGCTTTACCGTATCGACGGTGGTCGGTCACAAAGGGCAGCTGGTCATCGGAAAACTTCAAGGCAAACAAGTGGTCGCAATGCAAGGCCGCTTTCATTTTTACGAAGGACATGGACTGGACGCGGTCGTGTTCCCGATTCGCGTGATGAAGCTGCTTGGTGTGGAAACGATCATCGTGACCAACGCGGCAGGCGGCATCAACGAAAGCTACCGTCCCGGCAATCTGATGTTGATCTCCGACCATATCAACATGACGTTCCGCAATCCGCTGATCGGAGCGAATGATGAAGCGATGGGAGCTCGCTTCCCCGACATGTCCGAAGCGTATTCCAGGGAGCTGCGTCAAGTGGCGAAGGCGGTGGCGAGCGAACAAGGCATCGAGCTGCAGGAAGGTGTTTACGTCGGCCTGCTTGGTCCGAGCTACGAGACTCCTGCGGAAATTCGCATGCTTCGCATTCTGGGAGGGGACGCAGTCGGCATGTCGACGGTACCGGAAGTGATCGTCGCCCGCCATATGGGTGTGAAAGTGCTGGGGATTTCCTGCATCAGCAACATGGCCGCAGGTATTTTGGAGCAGCCTTTGTCCCATGATGAAGTCATGGAGACGACAGAAAAGGTGAAAACGCAATTCTTGGCATTGGTGAACGGCATCGTTGCCAAGCTGTAA
- a CDS encoding endonuclease Q family protein, producing MLADFFCDMHIHIGGTRSGKPVKITASRQMTLTSILEEASERKGMDVVGIIDAHSPEVQEELLDLLSCGSASEHEDGGIIYKDTVLILGCEVEIKEEGRGEAHFLVYLPRVRDMQSFTGRLAARCKNVHLSSQRIHASLQELQTYVEEHGGVIVPAHIFTPHKGLYGNCADSLADVLDPSLIYAVELGLSANTRMADCLSELHDKTFLTNSDAHSLGKIGREYQAIRMAERTYAEWVKAIRREEGRGVAVNYGLKPALGKYHLTACQNCQSQLPADAEGRCPECGYKRVVRGVAARIEQLSDCPPDRHPAHRPPYIEQVPLEFIPGVGPKLMQKLYEAFGTQMDVLHRASRDDLARVTGEKIAALIEKARLGTLSVQAGGAGTYGRIVRE from the coding sequence ATGCTGGCCGACTTCTTTTGCGACATGCACATCCACATCGGCGGTACACGGAGCGGAAAACCGGTGAAAATAACTGCCTCCCGCCAAATGACGCTGACCAGCATTTTGGAGGAAGCGTCCGAAAGAAAAGGGATGGACGTCGTGGGCATTATCGATGCGCATTCCCCCGAAGTGCAGGAGGAATTGCTCGATTTGCTCTCCTGCGGGTCCGCGTCAGAGCACGAAGACGGCGGCATCATCTACAAGGATACGGTGCTCATCCTCGGCTGCGAGGTGGAAATCAAGGAAGAAGGCAGGGGAGAAGCCCATTTTCTGGTCTACCTGCCGCGTGTGAGAGACATGCAATCCTTTACCGGACGGCTCGCAGCGCGCTGCAAAAACGTGCATCTCAGCTCCCAGCGGATCCATGCAAGCTTACAGGAGCTGCAGACGTATGTGGAAGAACACGGAGGCGTGATCGTCCCTGCGCATATTTTCACACCGCACAAGGGCCTGTACGGCAACTGCGCCGATTCGCTGGCGGATGTGCTGGACCCGTCGCTCATCTACGCGGTAGAGCTAGGCCTCAGTGCCAATACCCGGATGGCCGATTGCCTGTCGGAGCTGCATGACAAGACATTCCTCACCAATTCGGACGCCCATTCCCTCGGAAAAATCGGCCGTGAGTACCAAGCGATTCGCATGGCGGAGCGGACGTATGCGGAGTGGGTAAAAGCGATTCGGAGGGAAGAGGGCCGAGGGGTGGCGGTCAATTACGGCTTGAAGCCCGCGTTGGGCAAATACCATCTGACAGCATGCCAGAATTGCCAGTCCCAGCTCCCCGCGGATGCCGAAGGGAGATGCCCGGAGTGCGGGTACAAACGGGTCGTCCGCGGAGTCGCAGCGCGCATCGAACAGCTGTCGGATTGTCCTCCGGATCGGCATCCCGCTCATCGCCCTCCTTACATAGAGCAGGTTCCTCTCGAGTTCATCCCCGGCGTAGGACCCAAGCTGATGCAAAAGCTGTACGAGGCATTCGGCACGCAGATGGACGTCCTGCACCGAGCCAGCAGGGACGACCTCGCGCGGGTCACGGGTGAAAAAATCGCGGCGCTGATTGAAAAAGCCCGCCTCGGCACGCTTTCCGTACAGGCCGGCGGGGCAGGGACATACGGGCGGATCGTCCGGGAGTGA
- a CDS encoding DUF4227 family protein — MRIPYRRLMEVLRFLLLFVTCTLLSYGIIALLSAKLLPESPYEQPHGNAVKVIKLLNSPQSQDLESYWSRLQLFYVTGE; from the coding sequence ATGCGGATTCCGTACCGCCGGTTGATGGAAGTCCTGCGCTTTCTGCTTCTGTTTGTGACGTGCACGCTGCTCTCCTATGGGATTATTGCGCTTCTGTCCGCCAAATTGCTTCCGGAAAGTCCCTATGAACAGCCCCATGGCAACGCGGTGAAGGTCATCAAGCTTTTGAATTCACCGCAGTCTCAAGATCTGGAAAGCTATTGGAGTCGTCTGCAGTTGTTTTACGTCACCGGAGAGTAA
- the xerD gene encoding site-specific tyrosine recombinase XerD has product MDSLIDQFIHFLAVEKGLSQNTLESYQRDMVAYTTYLQEQGITRIEDSTRTQIIGYLLVLREKGRATATLSRNMASIRAFYQFLVRDKYIDKDPSIHLETPKIEKRLPKVLSIEEVERLLESPPVHHPAGLRDKAMLELLYATGIRVSELVNLDAADVNLDMGFVKCMGKGSKERIIPLGSVAVQMVRQYLVAGRPKLVKGTGDTALFLNHLGKQITRQGFWKIIKRYALKANIRTEITPHTLRHSFATHLLENGADLRSVQEMLGHADISTTQIYTHVTRTRIKDIYAKTHPRA; this is encoded by the coding sequence ATGGACAGTCTGATTGATCAATTCATCCATTTCCTGGCTGTGGAGAAGGGGCTTTCGCAGAATACCCTGGAGTCCTACCAGCGGGATATGGTCGCCTATACCACGTACTTGCAGGAACAGGGAATAACGCGTATCGAGGATTCGACACGAACTCAGATTATCGGTTACCTGCTCGTCCTGAGAGAAAAGGGCAGAGCGACAGCTACACTTTCCCGAAACATGGCATCGATCCGGGCATTTTACCAGTTTCTCGTTCGGGACAAATACATAGACAAAGACCCCTCCATCCATCTGGAGACCCCGAAGATTGAGAAGCGGCTGCCCAAGGTGCTATCGATTGAGGAAGTGGAGCGTTTGCTGGAAAGTCCGCCGGTTCATCATCCTGCAGGACTGCGTGACAAGGCGATGCTGGAGCTGTTGTACGCGACGGGGATTCGCGTCTCCGAGCTGGTCAATCTGGATGCAGCCGACGTAAATCTGGACATGGGTTTTGTCAAATGTATGGGAAAAGGCTCCAAGGAGCGGATCATTCCTTTGGGCTCGGTCGCCGTACAAATGGTGCGGCAATATTTGGTGGCCGGCCGGCCGAAGCTGGTCAAGGGAACGGGCGATACAGCCCTGTTTCTGAATCATCTGGGCAAGCAGATTACGCGGCAAGGATTTTGGAAGATCATCAAGAGGTACGCACTGAAAGCCAACATTCGCACCGAAATCACCCCGCACACGCTCCGCCATTCCTTTGCGACCCATTTGCTGGAAAATGGTGCGGATCTGCGTTCCGTTCAGGAAATGCTGGGTCATGCAGACATTTCCACGACACAGATTTACACGCATGTCACACGGACCCGGATCAAAGATATTTATGCCAAGACTCACCCGAGGGCGTAG
- a CDS encoding Fur family transcriptional regulator, whose translation MLEEKLEKIKQQLQSQNYKLTPQREATVRVLLENEEDHLSAEDVYLLVKDKAPEIGLATVYRTLELLSELKILHKMNFGDGVARYDLRDDNAAYHHHHLICLNCGTVDEIFEDLLVTAEEKVKNVYNFYITDHRLTFYGICSRCIDKVNVEDFK comes from the coding sequence ATGTTGGAAGAAAAATTAGAGAAAATCAAGCAGCAACTGCAGTCACAAAACTACAAGTTGACACCACAGCGTGAAGCCACTGTTCGCGTCCTGTTGGAAAATGAAGAAGACCATTTGAGCGCGGAAGATGTGTATCTCTTGGTTAAAGATAAAGCGCCGGAGATCGGGCTGGCGACTGTATACCGGACACTGGAGCTGCTCAGCGAGCTGAAGATTCTTCACAAAATGAACTTCGGCGATGGCGTAGCCAGATACGATCTGCGCGATGACAATGCAGCATACCATCATCATCATCTGATCTGTCTGAACTGTGGAACTGTCGATGAGATATTCGAAGACCTGCTCGTTACAGCAGAGGAAAAAGTCAAGAATGTTTACAACTTTTACATTACCGACCATCGCTTGACCTTTTACGGAATTTGCAGCCGCTGCATCGATAAAGTCAACGTGGAAGACTTTAAATAA
- a CDS encoding pyrimidine-nucleoside phosphorylase, with the protein MRMVDIIAKKRDGGELTTEEIQFLVRGYTDGSIPDYQMSAWAMAVVFRGMTPRETGDLTLAMAGSGEQLDLSSLKGIKVDKHSTGGVGDKTTLVVAPLVAAAGIPVAKMSGRGLGYSGGTIDKLESFTGFEVERTREQFLQQVRDIGVSVIGQSGNLTPADKKLYALRDVTATVEAVPLIASSIMSKKIAAGADAILLDVKVGKGAFMKSLEEAETLARAMVEIGKQVGRRTVAVISDMNQPLGFAVGNALEVKEAIETLAGKGPRDLTELALAVGSRMLLLGGLVASEQEGRSRLQEIMADGSAVEKLAQMVAAQGGDKKDVYDAERLPKATIIHEVKAQEDGYLTAIDAEAVGHASVVLGAGRLTKDMPIDLAVGLVLHKKRGDRVQKGDVLLTIHANKDELLQSALQELKGAYSISTEAPIEQPLIYKIIE; encoded by the coding sequence ATGCGCATGGTCGATATCATCGCCAAAAAACGAGATGGCGGCGAACTGACGACAGAAGAAATTCAATTTCTGGTCCGTGGCTACACAGATGGCAGCATTCCTGACTATCAAATGTCCGCATGGGCAATGGCAGTCGTGTTTCGCGGGATGACACCAAGGGAGACCGGAGACTTGACGCTGGCGATGGCAGGGTCTGGCGAACAGCTGGACCTGTCTTCCCTGAAGGGCATCAAGGTAGACAAGCACAGCACAGGCGGGGTAGGTGACAAGACGACGCTCGTGGTCGCTCCACTCGTCGCGGCAGCGGGTATTCCCGTTGCCAAAATGTCGGGGCGGGGTCTTGGCTATTCCGGCGGGACGATTGACAAGCTGGAGTCTTTCACCGGATTCGAGGTGGAGCGGACGCGCGAGCAGTTTTTGCAGCAGGTGCGGGACATTGGCGTGTCCGTCATCGGCCAGTCCGGCAATTTGACGCCGGCGGACAAAAAGCTGTATGCGCTGCGTGACGTGACGGCGACAGTGGAAGCTGTACCGCTCATCGCCAGTTCCATCATGTCCAAGAAGATCGCAGCGGGGGCAGACGCCATCCTGCTCGACGTGAAAGTGGGCAAAGGCGCTTTCATGAAGAGTCTGGAAGAGGCCGAGACGTTGGCGCGTGCGATGGTGGAAATCGGAAAGCAAGTGGGGAGGAGAACAGTGGCCGTCATCAGCGATATGAACCAGCCACTGGGCTTTGCCGTGGGCAATGCGCTGGAAGTGAAGGAAGCGATCGAGACATTGGCCGGAAAAGGACCGCGCGACTTGACCGAGCTGGCGCTTGCCGTCGGTTCTCGCATGCTCCTCTTGGGCGGGCTCGTAGCCAGCGAGCAGGAGGGCCGCAGCCGCCTGCAAGAGATCATGGCGGATGGATCCGCCGTGGAGAAGCTGGCCCAAATGGTAGCGGCACAAGGCGGGGACAAAAAGGATGTATACGATGCGGAGCGCCTGCCAAAAGCGACGATTATCCATGAGGTGAAAGCACAGGAGGACGGCTATTTGACGGCAATTGATGCGGAAGCTGTCGGACATGCTTCGGTTGTCCTCGGGGCGGGCAGATTGACCAAGGACATGCCGATCGATCTGGCAGTCGGCCTCGTGCTGCACAAAAAGCGGGGAGACCGCGTGCAAAAGGGAGACGTGCTGCTGACGATCCACGCGAATAAAGATGAACTGCTGCAAAGCGCCTTGCAGGAGCTGAAAGGCGCGTACTCGATTTCGACAGAAGCCCCGATCGAGCAGCCACTGATCTACAAAATTATCGAGTAA
- the deoB gene encoding phosphopentomutase — protein sequence MRFSRVFLIVMDSVGIGELPDAPRFHDEGAHTLGHIAERVEGFRLPNLEALGLGNIAPLKNVPAVPAPSAHYGKMQEISMGKDTTTGHWEIMGLHVSTPFNTYPDGFPERLIHEFEERIGRKVLGNKVASGTEILDELGEEHMKTGNVIVYTSADSVFQVAAHEEVIPLEELYRICQIARELTLRDEYAVTRVIARPFVGEPGHFTRTANRHDYSVKPFAPTVMNRLQEAGLASIAIGKISDIYAEEGVTKSIRTKDNMDGVNQLLATMQEPFTGLSFVNLVDFDAKFGHRRDPQGYGEALMEFDARIPELLAALQDGDLLVITADHGNDPVHHGTDHTREYVPLLAYHKGMTGGSNLGVRETFADLGATIADNFGVQAPVIGKSFLSRL from the coding sequence TTGCGTTTTTCTCGAGTATTTTTGATCGTGATGGATAGCGTGGGAATTGGAGAATTGCCTGATGCTCCGAGATTTCACGATGAAGGCGCCCACACATTGGGACACATTGCCGAGAGGGTGGAAGGATTTCGTTTGCCGAATCTGGAAGCGCTTGGCCTGGGGAACATCGCCCCACTCAAAAACGTGCCTGCCGTCCCTGCCCCTAGTGCCCACTACGGAAAGATGCAGGAAATTTCCATGGGCAAGGATACGACTACGGGCCATTGGGAAATCATGGGGCTTCATGTGTCTACGCCGTTTAATACGTACCCGGACGGTTTTCCGGAGAGGCTGATTCACGAATTCGAAGAGCGGATCGGTCGGAAAGTGCTAGGGAACAAGGTCGCTTCCGGCACGGAAATTTTGGATGAGCTGGGCGAAGAGCATATGAAGACGGGAAACGTCATCGTCTATACTTCAGCGGACAGCGTGTTCCAAGTGGCCGCTCACGAGGAAGTCATCCCGCTGGAAGAGCTGTACCGCATTTGCCAGATCGCGCGCGAGCTGACACTTCGGGACGAATATGCCGTGACCCGCGTTATCGCCCGCCCGTTCGTAGGCGAACCAGGCCATTTTACCCGGACGGCAAATCGTCATGATTATTCGGTGAAGCCGTTCGCGCCGACCGTCATGAATCGCTTGCAGGAGGCTGGTCTCGCTTCGATTGCGATCGGGAAGATCAGCGACATTTACGCAGAGGAAGGGGTCACGAAGTCCATCCGCACCAAGGACAACATGGACGGAGTCAACCAGCTCTTGGCTACGATGCAAGAGCCGTTTACCGGTTTGAGCTTTGTCAATCTGGTCGATTTCGATGCGAAGTTCGGCCATCGCCGGGATCCGCAAGGTTACGGAGAAGCCCTGATGGAATTTGATGCGCGCATTCCCGAGCTGCTGGCTGCCCTGCAGGATGGCGACCTGCTCGTGATTACCGCCGACCACGGAAACGATCCTGTGCACCACGGCACGGACCACACCCGCGAGTACGTACCGCTTTTGGCGTACCACAAAGGAATGACCGGAGGCAGCAATCTCGGAGTTCGGGAGACGTTTGCGGATTTGGGGGCTACCATTGCAGACAACTTCGGCGTGCAAGCTCCCGTGATTGGGAAAAGCTTCCTGAGCCGTTTATAA